From the genome of Impatiens glandulifera chromosome 9, dImpGla2.1, whole genome shotgun sequence, one region includes:
- the LOC124916323 gene encoding transcription factor WER-like, with translation MADESGYKKGLWMEEEDELLKQYVAKYGKGKWNRIAKTTDLKRCGKSCRLRWLNYLNPNVKREAFEDDEDDLIIRLHKLLGNRWSLIAGRIPGRTDNQIKNRWNTFLSKKVGTINKYRKRVKTSRQTINDISTKDERGDHYVPLKDNHPNQPLSLETVQIIEPNEPNNINDDRQNLNNGLLFLEADLGLNGNNYSENTSWFLTDDEFDFIKTSFMGLLDDQLPLNMSIGDTFDEIVGHGNESVAPTDMIHSK, from the exons ATGGCGGATGAGAGCGGATACAAGAAAGGATTGTGgatggaggaagaagatgaactTCTCAAACAATACGTTGCAAAATATGGGAAAGGAAAGTGGAATCGCATAGCAAAAACTACAG ATCTAAAAAGATGCGGAAAAAGCTGTAGACTTAGGTGGCTGAATTATCTCAATCCAAATGTAAAACGAGAGGCTTTTGAAGATGACGAAGATGACCTCATAATTCGCCTACACAAACTACTTGGGAATAG ATGGTCTTTAATAGCGGGAAGAATACCTGGTCGCACCgacaatcaaattaaaaatcgTTGGAACACTTTCCTAAGTAAGAAGGTTGGAacgataaataaatatagaaaaagagTTAAGACCTCTCGTCAAACAATAAATGATATCTCCACCAAGGATGAAAGAGGTGACCATTATGTACCTTTGAAGGATAATCATCCTAACCAACCATTGTCTCTTGAAACCGTTCAAATCATCGAACCAAATGAGCCGAACAATATTAATGATGATAGACAAAACCTCAACAATGGTCTTTTATTTCTAGAAGCAGATCTCGGGTTGAACGGTAATAATTATTCCGAGAACACGTCGTGGTTTCTCACCGatgatgaatttgatttcatcAAAACTAGCTTCATGGGACTCTTGGACGACCAATTACCTCTTAACATGTCTATTGGGGACACTTTCGATGAGATAGTTGGACATGGAAATGAAAGTGTTGCACCTACCGACATGATTCATTCCAAGTAA
- the LOC124916324 gene encoding transcription factor WER-like — MADESGYKKGLWMEEEDELLKQYVAKYGKGKWNRIAKTTDLKRCGKSCRLRWLNYLNPNVKRDTFADDEDDLIIRLHKLLGNRWSLIAGRIPGRTDNQVKNRWNTYLSKKVETTKKYRKRVRNSRQTIHDVSTKDERGDHYVPLKDNHLDQPLFHETDHPIEPNELKNDNRQNIDNGLLFLETELGLHDNNYFESTSWFLNDDEFDFIKTNFMGLLDDQFPLKMSIGDNSDNIVGQGNESVAFADMIQLQVNTTPTENLFIQI, encoded by the exons ATGGCAGATGAGAGCGGATACAAGAAAGGATTGTGgatggaggaagaagatgaactTCTCAAACAATACGTTGCAAAATATGGGAAAGGAAAGTGGAATCGCATAGCAAAAACTACAG ATCTAAAAAGATGCGGAAAAAGCTGCAGACTAAGGTGGCTGAATTATCTCAATCCAAATGTAAAACGAGACACTTTTGCAGACGACGAAGATGACCTCATAATTCGCCTACACAAACTACTTGGGAATAG ATGGTCCTTAATAGCGGGAAGAATACCGGGTCGCACCGATAATCAAGTGAAAAATCGTTGGAACACTTACCTAAGCAAGAAAGTTGAGACGACAAAAAAGTATCGAAAAAGAGTTAGGAACTCTCGTCAAACAATACATGATGTCTCCACCAAGGATGAAAGAGGTGACCATTATGTACCCTTGAAGGATAATCATCTTGACCAGCCATTATTTCATGAAACTGATCATCCCATCGAGCCAAATGAGCTGAAGAATGATAATAGACAAAACATCGACAATGGTCTTTTGTTTCTAGAAACAGAACTCGGACTGCacgataataattattttgagagtACATCGTGGTTTCTTAATGACgatgaatttgatttcattaaaaCTAACTTCATGGGACTCTTGGATGACCAATTTCCTCTTAAGATGTCTATCGGGGATAATTCCGATAACATAGTTGGACAGGGAAACGAAAGTGTTGCATTTGCCGACATGATTCAGCTCCAAGTAAATACGACTCCCACCGAAAATCTTTTCATTCAAATATGA
- the LOC124914983 gene encoding serine/threonine-protein kinase STY13-like → MEKKIGGDGFVRADQIDLKSLDDQLEKHLNRAWTVEKKNTTSTTTKKQQQQQHALDDSSLPPIIASSVVRRREEWEIDPTKLVIKGVIARGTFGTVRRGIYDGQDVAVKMLDWGEEGGHRSEAEIASLRAAFTQEVAVWNNLHHPNVTSFIGAIMGSSSLHIQTEGGQIAMPNSICCVVVEYLAGGTLKTYLIKNRRRKLPFKVVHQIALDLARGLSYLHSEKIVHRDVKTENMLLDKTRTVKIADFGVARVEASNPNDMTGETGTLGYMAPEVLNGSAYNRKCDVYSFGICLWEIYCCDMPYPDLSFSEVTSAVVRQNLRPEMPRCCPSSLANVMKRCWDANPDKRPEMDEVVSMLEAIDTSKGGGMIPHDQPQGCLCFRSYKGP, encoded by the exons atgGAGAAGAAGATCGGCGGTGATGGGTTTGTGAGAGCAGATCAGATTGATTTGAAGAGTTTGGACGACCAATTGGAGAAGCATCTCAACCGGGCATGGACCGTGGAGAAGAAGAACACCACCAGTACCACCACCaagaagcagcagcagcagcagcatgCACTTGATGATTCCTCTTTACCACCCATTATTGCCTCCTCCGTCGTGAGGAGGCGGGAGGAGTGGGAGATCGACCCAACAAAGCTAGTCATCAAAGGCGTCATCGCTCGCGGCACTTTCGGCACAGTCCGCCGTGGCATCTACGACGGTCAGGATGTAGCCG tTAAGATGCTGGACTGGGGAGAAGAAGGAGGGCACAGGTCAGAAGCTGAAATAGCATCCCTCAGGGCTGCTTTTACACAAGAAGTTGCCGTCTGGAATAACCTTCACCATCCCAACGTAACTAGCTTCATCGGAGCAATCATGGGTTCCTCCAGCCTCCATATACAGACCGAAGGCGGCCAAATAGCCATGCCAAACAGCATATGCTGTGTCGTTGTCGAGTATCTCGCCGGAGGCACCTTGAAAACTTACCTTATCAAGAACCGCAGGAGAAAGTTGCCTTTCAAAGTCGTTCATCAGATTGCTCTTGATCTCGCAAGAGGCTTGAGTTACCTCCACTCCGAGAAGATTGTTCACAGAGACGTCAAGACCGAGAATATGTTATTGGACAAAACTAGAACAGTTAAGATCGCCGATTTCGGTGTGGCTCGTGTCGAGGCTTCAAATCCTAACGATATGACCGGAGAGACCGGTACACTGGGTTACATGGCTCCCGAG GTACTCAATGGAAGTGCCTACAATAGGAAATGTGATGTGTATAGTTTCGGCATATGTTTATGGGAGATATATTGTTGCGACATGCCATACCCGGATCTTAGTTTCTCTGAGGTCACATCAGCCGTCGTTCGCCAG AACTTAAGACCGGAAATGCCAAGGTGTTGCCCGAGTTCTCTGGCAAACGTGATGAAACGGTGTTGGGACGCGAATCCAGACAAGCGGCCGGAGATGGATGAGGTTGTCTCAATGTTGGAAGCCATTGATACCTCAAAAGGTGGAGGAATGATCCCTCATGATCAGCCTCAAGGCTGCCTTTGTTTCAGAAGCTATAAAGGACCTTAA
- the LOC124914984 gene encoding protein DSS1 HOMOLOG ON CHROMOSOME V-like, with translation MATESKVAAEETKIDLFEDDDEFEEFEIDQEWDNKEEATEISQQWEDDWDDDDVNDDFSLQLRRELENTNAEKK, from the exons ATGGCGACCGAATCCAAGGTAGCGGCTGAAGAAACCAAAATTGACTTGTTCGAAGACGATGACGAATTTGAGGAATTTGAGATTGATCAAG AGTGGGACAATAAGGAGGAAGCAACAGAGATATCTCAGCAGTGGGAAGATGATTGGGACGATGATGATGTCAATGACGATTTCTCTCTGCAGCTCAGGAGAGAACTGGAGAATACCAATGCAGAGAAGAAATGA
- the LOC124915590 gene encoding benzaldehyde dehydrogenase, mitochondrial-like isoform X1 — protein sequence MTVVRRVFSVFPALSRLLPSSGRCSNRFTTAADLEELITPPVQINYTKLLINGQFVDAASGKTFPTYDPRTGEVIAHVAEGDAEDVNRAVAAARRAFDEGPWPRMTAYERSKILLRFADMVEKNIKEIAALETWNSGKPYEQAAKIELPMFVRLFRYYAGWADKIHGLTIPADGPYHVQTLHEAIGVAGQIIPWNFPLLMFAWKVCPALACGNTIVLKTAEQTPLTALCVAILFHEAGLPEGVLNIISGYGPSAGAALASHMDVDKLAFTGSTDTGKIVLELAGRSNLKAVTLELGGKSPFIVCKDANVNRAVQLAHFALFFNQGQCCCAGSRTYVHEHIYEEFVEKARLRAMRRVVGDPFKRGVEQGPQIDSEQFEKVLKYIKSGIVSGATLECGGGRFGSKGYFVQPTVFSNVEDDMLIAKDEIFGPVQSILKFKDIDDVIKRANNTQYGLAAGVFTKDVNTANRLSRALRVGTVWVNCFDVFDAAIPFGGYKMSGMGREKGIYSLYNYLQVKAVVTHLNKVR from the exons ATGACAGTCGTTCGGAGAGTATTCTCTGTCTTCCCTGCTTTATCTCGTCTCTTACCCTCTTCAG GAAGATGCAGCAACAGATTCACCACAGCAGCGGATTTGGAAGAGCTAATTACGCCACCTGTTCAGATCAATTACACCAAACTTCTCATCAATGGCCAATTTGTTGATGCAGCTTCTG GGAAAACATTTCCAACCTATGATCCTCGAACAGGAGAAGTCATTGCACATGTTGCCGAGGGTGATGCGGAGGATGTTAATCGTGCTGTTGCTGCTGCTCGAAGGGCATTTGATGAAGGACCATGGCCAAGAATGACAGCTTAT GAGAGGTCAAAAATACTGTTGAGATTTGCAGACATGGTTGAGAAGAACATCAAGGAAATTGCAGCCCTTGAGACATGGAACAGTGGAAAACCTTATGAACAAGCAGCTAAGATCGAATTGCCAATGTTTGTTCGCTTATTTCGATATTATGCTG GTTGGGCGGATAAAATCCATGGCTTAACGATTCCAGCAGATGGACCTTACCACGTACAGACGTTACACGAAGCAATTGGAGTTGCTGGACAAATAATTCCTTGGAATTTCCCTCTTCTCATGTTTGCGTGGAAAGTTTGTCCAGCTCTTGCTTGTGGTAACACTATCGTGTTGAAGACGGCTGAACAAACGCCTTTGACTGCTCTCTGTGTAGCAATACTGTTCCACGAG GCTGGTTTGCCTGAAGGTGTCTTGAACATAATTTCTGGCTATGGGCCAAGTGCTGGTGCAGCTCTTGCTAGTCATATGGATGTGGACAAG CTTGCTTTCACAGGATCAACTGATACAGGTAAGATTGTGTTGGAATTGGCTGGAAGAAGCAATCTGAAAGCTGTGACATTAGAGCTTGGAGGAAAATCTCCCTTCATTGTATGCAAAGATGCCAATGTGAATAGGGCTGTGCAGCTTGCACACTTTGCTCTTTTCTTTAACCAG GGACAATGTTGTTGTGCTGGTTCTCGAACTTACGTGCATGAACACATCTACGAGGAGTTTGTTGAGAAAGCTAGGCTTCGTGCAATGAGACGAGTAGTTGGCGATCCTTTCAAAAGAGGTGTGGAGCAAGGTCCACAg ATCGATTCAGAACAATTTGAGAAGGTCTTAAAGTACATAAAATCCGGAATTGTTAGCGGAGCCACCTTGGAGTGTGGGGGAGGAAGGTTTGGTTCGAAGGGCTATTTTGTTCAACCAACTGTTTTCTCTAATGTTGAG gatgatatgttgatagctaAGGATGAGATCTTTGGCCCTGTGCAGAGCatcttgaaattcaa GGATATTGATGATGTGATTAAAAGGGCAAACAACACACAATATGGTCTAGCAGCAGGAGTGTTCACAAAAGATGTCAACACCGCAAATAGATTGTCGCGAGCATTGAGGGTTGGGACAGTGTGGGTCAATTGCTTCGATGTGTTTGATGCTGCAATACCTTTTGGAGGGTACAAAATGAGTGGAATGGGTAGGGAAAAGGGTATATATAGTCTCTATAATTACTTGCAGGTTAAGGCTGTGGTCACTCACTTGAACAAGGTAAGGTAG
- the LOC124915590 gene encoding benzaldehyde dehydrogenase, mitochondrial-like isoform X2, whose translation MTVVRRVFSVFPALSRLLPSSGRCSNRFTTAADLEELITPPVQINYTKLLINGQFVDAASGEVIAHVAEGDAEDVNRAVAAARRAFDEGPWPRMTAYERSKILLRFADMVEKNIKEIAALETWNSGKPYEQAAKIELPMFVRLFRYYAGWADKIHGLTIPADGPYHVQTLHEAIGVAGQIIPWNFPLLMFAWKVCPALACGNTIVLKTAEQTPLTALCVAILFHEAGLPEGVLNIISGYGPSAGAALASHMDVDKLAFTGSTDTGKIVLELAGRSNLKAVTLELGGKSPFIVCKDANVNRAVQLAHFALFFNQGQCCCAGSRTYVHEHIYEEFVEKARLRAMRRVVGDPFKRGVEQGPQIDSEQFEKVLKYIKSGIVSGATLECGGGRFGSKGYFVQPTVFSNVEDDMLIAKDEIFGPVQSILKFKDIDDVIKRANNTQYGLAAGVFTKDVNTANRLSRALRVGTVWVNCFDVFDAAIPFGGYKMSGMGREKGIYSLYNYLQVKAVVTHLNKVR comes from the exons ATGACAGTCGTTCGGAGAGTATTCTCTGTCTTCCCTGCTTTATCTCGTCTCTTACCCTCTTCAG GAAGATGCAGCAACAGATTCACCACAGCAGCGGATTTGGAAGAGCTAATTACGCCACCTGTTCAGATCAATTACACCAAACTTCTCATCAATGGCCAATTTGTTGATGCAGCTTCTG GAGAAGTCATTGCACATGTTGCCGAGGGTGATGCGGAGGATGTTAATCGTGCTGTTGCTGCTGCTCGAAGGGCATTTGATGAAGGACCATGGCCAAGAATGACAGCTTAT GAGAGGTCAAAAATACTGTTGAGATTTGCAGACATGGTTGAGAAGAACATCAAGGAAATTGCAGCCCTTGAGACATGGAACAGTGGAAAACCTTATGAACAAGCAGCTAAGATCGAATTGCCAATGTTTGTTCGCTTATTTCGATATTATGCTG GTTGGGCGGATAAAATCCATGGCTTAACGATTCCAGCAGATGGACCTTACCACGTACAGACGTTACACGAAGCAATTGGAGTTGCTGGACAAATAATTCCTTGGAATTTCCCTCTTCTCATGTTTGCGTGGAAAGTTTGTCCAGCTCTTGCTTGTGGTAACACTATCGTGTTGAAGACGGCTGAACAAACGCCTTTGACTGCTCTCTGTGTAGCAATACTGTTCCACGAG GCTGGTTTGCCTGAAGGTGTCTTGAACATAATTTCTGGCTATGGGCCAAGTGCTGGTGCAGCTCTTGCTAGTCATATGGATGTGGACAAG CTTGCTTTCACAGGATCAACTGATACAGGTAAGATTGTGTTGGAATTGGCTGGAAGAAGCAATCTGAAAGCTGTGACATTAGAGCTTGGAGGAAAATCTCCCTTCATTGTATGCAAAGATGCCAATGTGAATAGGGCTGTGCAGCTTGCACACTTTGCTCTTTTCTTTAACCAG GGACAATGTTGTTGTGCTGGTTCTCGAACTTACGTGCATGAACACATCTACGAGGAGTTTGTTGAGAAAGCTAGGCTTCGTGCAATGAGACGAGTAGTTGGCGATCCTTTCAAAAGAGGTGTGGAGCAAGGTCCACAg ATCGATTCAGAACAATTTGAGAAGGTCTTAAAGTACATAAAATCCGGAATTGTTAGCGGAGCCACCTTGGAGTGTGGGGGAGGAAGGTTTGGTTCGAAGGGCTATTTTGTTCAACCAACTGTTTTCTCTAATGTTGAG gatgatatgttgatagctaAGGATGAGATCTTTGGCCCTGTGCAGAGCatcttgaaattcaa GGATATTGATGATGTGATTAAAAGGGCAAACAACACACAATATGGTCTAGCAGCAGGAGTGTTCACAAAAGATGTCAACACCGCAAATAGATTGTCGCGAGCATTGAGGGTTGGGACAGTGTGGGTCAATTGCTTCGATGTGTTTGATGCTGCAATACCTTTTGGAGGGTACAAAATGAGTGGAATGGGTAGGGAAAAGGGTATATATAGTCTCTATAATTACTTGCAGGTTAAGGCTGTGGTCACTCACTTGAACAAGGTAAGGTAG
- the LOC124915591 gene encoding 39S ribosomal protein L47, mitochondrial, protein MFLSRVFGRTLFAAARSESAAASTVMTEHNPLDAFFEVDRTAEDDKPVVYGRSWKASELRLKSWEDLHKLWYVLYKEKNMLITQRQMLLAQNFRFPNPERVPKVRKSMCRIKHVLTERAIEEPDARRSAEMKRLINSM, encoded by the exons atgtttttgtcaagaGTTTTTGGAAGGACTTTGTTTGCTGCAGCCAGATCAGAAAGTGCTGCTGCTTCTACTGTTATGACAGAGCACAACCCTTTAGACGCCTTCTTTGAGGTAGATAGAACTGCTGAAGATGACAAGCCTGTTGTCTATG GCCGAAGTTGGAAGGCAAGTGAGCTTCGCCTTAAATCTTGGGAAGATCTTCATAAGCTTTGGTATGTTCTATACAAGGAAAAGAACATGCTCATAACTCAACGCCAGATGCTTCTTGCACAGAACTTCAGATTTCCAAATCCAGAACGTGTCCCCAAG GTGAGGAAATCAATGTGCCGAATCAAGCATGTCCTTACCGAGAGAGCAATTGAAGAACCAGATGCAAGGCGATCAGCAGAGATGAAGAGATTGATCAACTCCATGTGA
- the LOC124915368 gene encoding uncharacterized protein At5g50100, chloroplastic has translation MAMRAAVVSVGRQQNPNSILFLPHYLRTRCSISPPAAQLLHRSHRASCNNNKSTGILSLNSEARRFKYRITRAVNEAIAEPPAAAGEEDVENIWKVKMLYDGECPLCMREVNMLRERNHEYRTIKFVDISSQAYNPEDNQGLEYTTVMGRIHAILSDGTVVTDVEAFRKLYEAVGLGWVYAITKYEPISRMANVVYAFWAKYRLQITGRPSLEDVIKARGNKAAEVCGDNKSSCNIRE, from the exons ATGGCAATGAGAGCGGCAGTAGTCTCTGTAGGAAGGCAACAAAATCCGAATTCAATCTTGTTTCTTCCTCACTATCTCCGAACCAGATGTTCTATTTCTCCTCCTGCCGCTCAGCTCCTCCACCGCAGTCACAGGGCCTCATGTAATAACAACAAGAGTACTGGTATACTTTCTCTTAATTCAGAGGCTAGAAGATTCAAGTATCGTATAACTAGAGCAGTAAACGAGGCAATTGCTGAACCGCCGGCGGCGGCGGGGGAAGAAGATGTTGAGAATATTTGGAAGGTGAAAATGCTGTACGACGGAGAATGTCCTCTTTGTATGAGAGAGGTAAACATGTTGAGAGAAAGAAATCATGAATACAGAACCATCAAGTTTGTTGATATAAGTTCTCAAGCTTACAATCCAGAAGACAATCAAGGCCTCGAATATACAACT gttaTGGGAAGAATCCATGCCATTCTTTCTGATGGAACTGTGGTTACAGATGTAGAG GCATTTAGGAAACTATATGAAGCAGTTGGTTTGGGATGGGTCTATGCTATCACCAAATATGAACCa ATCTCCAGGATGGCCAATGTTGTATACGCTTTTTGGGCCAAATACCGTCTCCAAATAACAG GTAGACCATCACTAGAGGATGTTATAAAAGCTCGTGGAAACAAG gCGGCTGAAGTATGCGGTGACAACAAATCATCTTGCAATATACGAGAATAG